The Candidatus Nanopelagicales bacterium genome includes a window with the following:
- a CDS encoding NAD(P)H-dependent oxidoreductase subunit E, whose product MALTENTRTELQTIADKYPQARSALLPMFHLVQSEEGYVSVRGIELCAEVVDLSLAEVSAVASFYTMFKRHPVGEHHIGVCVNPQCGVLGGEAIWDALTDNLGIGHDETTPDGKLTIERIECQAACTYAPSCTVDWEFVDDMSVDKMRDLVARLQADEPVDSSRGPQIRSFRATERTLAGFDDGLSNADANCADAVMLRGLTVAKERGMTTPTPDGSVN is encoded by the coding sequence ATGGCGTTGACCGAGAACACCCGCACAGAACTGCAGACAATCGCCGACAAGTACCCACAGGCACGCTCGGCGTTGCTCCCGATGTTTCACCTCGTGCAGTCCGAAGAGGGTTACGTCAGTGTGCGCGGCATCGAGTTGTGCGCCGAGGTGGTGGACCTCTCCCTTGCAGAGGTGTCCGCAGTTGCGAGCTTCTACACCATGTTCAAGCGGCATCCCGTCGGCGAGCATCACATCGGTGTCTGCGTCAATCCACAGTGCGGCGTCCTCGGCGGCGAGGCCATCTGGGATGCGCTGACCGACAACTTGGGCATCGGCCACGACGAGACGACGCCGGACGGAAAGTTGACGATCGAGCGGATCGAGTGTCAGGCGGCATGCACCTACGCACCCTCCTGCACGGTGGACTGGGAATTCGTGGACGACATGTCCGTGGACAAGATGCGCGACCTGGTCGCCAGACTCCAGGCAGATGAGCCAGTTGATTCCAGTCGAGGTCCGCAGATTCGGTCCTTCCGTGCCACCGAGCGAACCCTGGCCGGCTTCGACGACGGACTGTCCAACGCCGACGCCAACTGCGCCGACGCTGTCATGCTGCGGGGGCTGACCGTTGCGAAGGAACGCGGAATGACCACCCCCACTCCCGACGGGAGCGTCAACTGA
- the nuoF gene encoding NADH-quinone oxidoreductase subunit NuoF — protein MTLTPNLTAHWDEPGSYTIAGYRRHGGYLALPKAFEMGPDAVISEMKDSGLRGRGGAGFPTGLKWSFVPQGDGKAHYLVVNADESEPGACKDVPLMLASSQHLIEGMIIASYAIRANLAFIYIRGEVPHVIRRMHGAVREAYEQGFLGKNILGSGFDLDIVVHSGAGAYICGEETALLDSLEGRRGQPRLKPPFPAVAGLYASPTVVNNVETIASVPAIIRNGADWYASFGTEKSKGIKVFAVSGHVNKPGIFEAPLGVTMRELIDYAGGIRDGHELKFWVPGGSSVPLLTPEHLDAPLSYEGMEAVGTMLGTATPMVFDETVSVVRTITGWLDFYKHESCGKCTPCREGTWWIDQLLHRLEEGTGKVEDLAKLEELCAQILGRSFCALGDAAATPYPGAMKYFRDEFVAGTHTAAEDLFNPNASLVFEGVRTS, from the coding sequence ATGACCCTGACTCCCAACCTGACCGCCCACTGGGATGAGCCTGGCTCGTACACGATCGCTGGCTACCGGCGCCACGGCGGATACCTCGCGTTGCCCAAGGCGTTCGAGATGGGTCCCGATGCGGTCATCAGCGAGATGAAGGACTCCGGGCTGCGCGGACGCGGTGGCGCCGGCTTTCCCACTGGCCTGAAGTGGAGTTTCGTGCCGCAAGGCGATGGCAAGGCCCACTACCTGGTGGTCAATGCCGACGAGTCCGAACCGGGCGCCTGCAAAGACGTCCCGTTGATGCTCGCGAGTTCGCAGCACCTCATTGAGGGCATGATCATCGCCTCCTACGCGATCCGTGCCAACCTTGCGTTCATCTACATTCGCGGCGAGGTCCCGCACGTCATCCGAAGGATGCATGGCGCCGTCCGGGAGGCTTACGAGCAAGGCTTCCTCGGCAAGAACATCTTGGGTTCCGGGTTCGACCTCGACATCGTGGTTCACAGTGGCGCGGGTGCCTACATCTGCGGTGAGGAAACGGCGCTGCTCGATTCCCTGGAGGGTCGACGTGGCCAGCCGCGCCTCAAGCCACCCTTCCCCGCCGTTGCTGGCCTGTATGCCTCGCCAACCGTGGTCAACAACGTCGAGACGATCGCTTCCGTGCCGGCGATCATCCGTAATGGCGCCGATTGGTACGCGTCATTCGGGACCGAGAAGTCCAAGGGCATCAAGGTCTTTGCGGTTTCCGGTCATGTCAACAAACCCGGCATCTTCGAGGCACCGCTCGGTGTCACCATGCGCGAGCTGATCGACTACGCCGGTGGGATCCGCGACGGTCACGAGCTGAAGTTCTGGGTTCCCGGTGGCTCATCGGTGCCGCTGTTGACCCCCGAACACCTGGACGCGCCACTGTCATACGAGGGCATGGAAGCCGTGGGCACGATGTTGGGCACCGCAACCCCGATGGTCTTCGATGAGACCGTCTCGGTCGTGCGGACAATCACCGGCTGGTTGGACTTCTACAAACACGAGTCCTGCGGCAAATGCACCCCCTGCCGCGAGGGCACCTGGTGGATCGACCAGTTGCTCCATCGGCTGGAGGAGGGAACCGGCAAGGTCGAAGACCTCGCCAAACTCGAGGAACTGTGCGCACAGATTCTCGGTAGGTCCTTCTGCGCACTCGGCGATGCTGCGGCAACCCCCTACCCCGGCGCGATGAAGTACTTCCGCGACGAGTTCGTGGCGGGCACCCACACAGCCGCAGAGGACCTCTTCAATCCGAACGCCTCGCTCGTCTTTGAGGGGGTGCGTACGTCGTGA
- a CDS encoding NADH-quinone oxidoreductase subunit G, which yields MTVSTPATSTPAPAIETVTLTIDGIEMTVPKGTLIIRAAEQMGTEIPRFCDHPLLSPVAACRSCLVEIEGMPKPQPACAIPVADKMIVKTQLTSEVADIAQRGVMEFLLINHPLDCPVCDKGGECPLQNQSMTHGNGESRFDGVKRTFPKPIAVSSQILLDRERCVSCARCTRFADEIAGDPFIELFERGAQQQVGIAEDTPFDSYFSGNTVQICPVGALTSTDYRFRARPFDLVSTPTTCEHCASGCSLRTDDRRGKVMRRLAWDDVEVNEEWNCDKGRFAFTYLNTDRLTSPMIREDGDLRVASWPEAIALVAAKLDEHRGRTGVLPGGRLTREDAYAYGKFARVAMGSDDIDFRARPTSDEEHQLLASLVAGSGLGVTYADLESAPIVLLVGLEPEEESPIIFLRLRKGVQAGTTKVAAVSSWASPGLVKTGGVVLAAAPGGEAQLLTALKDGAGSLSVEASEVADALREPGAIVLVGERLGLQHGGISAAVALAGETGAALAWVPRRAGERGALDAGALHGLLPGGRPIADDSARAEVAQAWGIDASQLPTEAGLSFAEIIDALRTIDDEPTDEQRPLGADSAAYVDDEVQTIESDGEVEAVTLTADPTEVAALGTGVDADDEEPTPRISALVVGGVEISDLPRPDEFRQALMEADFVLSLETRLSAVDAYADVVLPVAVDTERIGSYVDWEGRIRFFNKAMKDTRPLSDGRVLAMIAEEMDRPIGYGDPASLRRELESLRPFEGVRALVPTVSAPVEQRPAGGTAVLASWRHLLDLGILQAGELYLAGTRRRPVARLSAATAASVSVNDGDLLSVSSTDGVITLPLVITDMPDGVVWIPGNSPGSTVNESLGVLAGAIVGISRGGTQ from the coding sequence GTGACCGTGAGCACCCCAGCGACGTCAACGCCAGCACCGGCAATCGAGACCGTCACGCTGACGATCGACGGCATCGAGATGACGGTTCCCAAGGGCACCCTGATCATTCGGGCGGCCGAGCAGATGGGTACCGAGATCCCGCGCTTCTGCGATCACCCGCTGCTCAGTCCGGTCGCCGCCTGCCGCTCCTGTCTGGTCGAGATCGAGGGCATGCCCAAACCGCAGCCCGCGTGCGCGATTCCGGTTGCCGACAAGATGATCGTCAAGACGCAGCTGACCAGCGAGGTCGCCGACATCGCACAGCGTGGAGTGATGGAGTTCTTGCTCATCAACCATCCGCTCGACTGCCCGGTCTGCGACAAGGGCGGCGAATGCCCACTGCAGAACCAATCGATGACCCATGGCAATGGTGAATCGCGCTTCGACGGCGTGAAGCGCACGTTCCCCAAGCCGATTGCCGTGTCCAGCCAGATCCTGCTCGACCGAGAGCGCTGCGTCTCCTGCGCGCGCTGCACGCGCTTTGCCGACGAGATCGCCGGCGACCCGTTCATCGAGCTGTTCGAGCGCGGTGCCCAGCAGCAGGTCGGCATCGCCGAGGACACCCCATTCGACTCCTACTTCTCCGGCAACACCGTTCAAATCTGCCCCGTTGGTGCACTGACCAGCACCGACTACCGATTCCGCGCTCGGCCGTTCGACTTGGTGTCCACGCCGACCACGTGTGAGCACTGCGCATCGGGTTGTTCATTGCGCACCGATGACCGCCGCGGCAAGGTGATGCGTCGCTTGGCTTGGGACGATGTTGAGGTCAACGAGGAGTGGAACTGCGATAAGGGTCGCTTCGCCTTCACCTACCTCAACACCGATCGGCTGACCAGCCCGATGATCCGCGAGGACGGCGACCTTCGGGTTGCGTCCTGGCCCGAGGCCATTGCGCTGGTCGCGGCAAAGCTGGACGAACATCGCGGGCGCACTGGCGTGCTACCCGGTGGACGCCTTACCCGCGAGGATGCCTACGCGTACGGCAAGTTCGCGCGGGTCGCGATGGGCAGCGACGACATCGACTTCCGTGCCCGCCCCACCTCAGACGAGGAACATCAACTGCTCGCGTCACTTGTTGCTGGCAGCGGCTTGGGAGTCACCTACGCGGACCTTGAGTCCGCGCCAATCGTGCTACTCGTCGGGCTGGAGCCGGAAGAGGAATCACCGATCATCTTCTTGCGCCTACGCAAGGGTGTTCAGGCAGGCACGACCAAGGTTGCCGCAGTCTCCTCGTGGGCGAGCCCGGGCCTGGTCAAAACCGGGGGCGTGGTCTTGGCCGCCGCACCCGGTGGCGAGGCGCAGTTGCTGACGGCGCTGAAGGATGGCGCAGGGTCACTGTCCGTCGAGGCATCCGAGGTTGCCGATGCACTTCGCGAGCCCGGCGCAATCGTGCTGGTCGGCGAACGACTGGGGCTCCAACACGGTGGCATCTCCGCTGCGGTCGCATTGGCTGGCGAGACCGGAGCAGCACTGGCGTGGGTACCGCGCCGAGCTGGGGAACGAGGTGCGCTCGACGCGGGAGCGCTGCACGGGTTGCTACCCGGTGGCCGACCGATTGCCGACGATTCCGCGCGGGCCGAGGTTGCCCAAGCGTGGGGCATCGACGCGTCGCAGCTGCCCACCGAGGCGGGCCTGAGCTTTGCCGAAATCATCGACGCGCTGCGGACGATTGACGATGAACCCACCGACGAGCAACGACCGCTCGGAGCCGATTCCGCTGCCTATGTCGATGACGAGGTCCAGACCATCGAGTCCGACGGCGAGGTTGAAGCGGTCACGCTGACGGCCGACCCAACCGAAGTCGCCGCGTTGGGCACAGGGGTCGATGCCGACGACGAGGAGCCCACGCCACGGATTTCGGCACTGGTCGTTGGCGGCGTGGAGATCAGCGATCTGCCGCGGCCGGACGAGTTCCGCCAAGCGCTGATGGAAGCCGACTTTGTGCTCAGCCTGGAGACCCGGCTGTCGGCGGTTGACGCCTACGCCGACGTCGTGCTCCCGGTTGCGGTGGACACCGAGCGCATCGGTTCCTATGTCGATTGGGAAGGCCGCATTCGGTTCTTCAACAAGGCAATGAAAGACACGCGACCACTGTCCGACGGACGTGTCCTAGCCATGATCGCTGAGGAAATGGACCGCCCGATCGGTTACGGCGACCCCGCTTCCCTGCGGCGAGAGCTTGAGTCACTTCGGCCATTTGAGGGTGTCCGTGCGCTGGTGCCGACGGTGTCGGCACCCGTCGAGCAGCGGCCAGCAGGCGGGACAGCTGTGCTCGCTAGCTGGCGGCACCTGCTTGACCTGGGCATTCTGCAAGCGGGCGAGTTGTACCTTGCGGGCACCCGGCGGCGCCCAGTTGCCCGGCTGTCAGCAGCGACCGCAGCCAGCGTCTCGGTGAACGATGGTGACTTGCTGTCGGTGAGCTCGACCGATGGTGTCATCACGCTGCCGTTGGTCATCACGGACATGCCCGACGGAGTCGTCTGGATACCTGGCAACTCACCCGGATCGACCGTCAACGAAAGCCTCGGCGTCCTAGCTGGCGCGATCGTTGGCATCAGCCGTGGAGGTACGCAATGA
- a CDS encoding NADH-quinone oxidoreductase subunit H, whose translation GGFHTEYSTMKFALFFLAEYINMVTVSAVATTLFLGGWRAPWPISLWSGANEGWFPMIWFFMKIGIFIFGFIWLRGTLPRFRYDQFMRFGWKVLIPISVVWIMIVGIMRGLQIEYDTSYASIMAITAGVIVVAFGLLALGRTTKRGKQIEAETHPIPKKFDPFAGGFPVPPLPGQEYRPARQTVIAEDSDTATTVSSEEVRGG comes from the coding sequence GGTGGCTTCCACACCGAATACAGCACGATGAAGTTCGCCCTGTTCTTCCTGGCTGAGTACATCAACATGGTGACCGTCTCGGCCGTGGCCACCACCTTGTTCCTTGGTGGCTGGCGCGCACCGTGGCCCATCTCGTTGTGGTCTGGCGCGAACGAGGGCTGGTTCCCGATGATCTGGTTCTTCATGAAGATTGGAATCTTCATCTTCGGCTTCATCTGGCTGCGAGGAACGCTGCCTCGGTTCCGCTACGACCAGTTCATGCGTTTCGGCTGGAAGGTGCTGATTCCGATCTCGGTCGTGTGGATCATGATCGTCGGCATCATGCGTGGCCTGCAGATCGAGTACGACACGTCCTACGCCTCGATCATGGCTATCACCGCCGGTGTGATTGTGGTCGCCTTCGGCCTACTCGCGTTGGGTCGCACGACCAAGCGCGGCAAGCAGATCGAGGCGGAGACGCACCCGATACCAAAGAAATTCGATCCCTTCGCTGGCGGGTTCCCCGTACCTCCACTGCCGGGACAGGAGTACCGTCCTGCCCGCCAGACAGTGATCGCCGAGGACTCGGACACTGCCACAACGGTCTCATCGGAGGAGGTGCGCGGTGGCTGA